The Alternaria dauci strain A2016 chromosome 1, whole genome shotgun sequence genome window below encodes:
- a CDS encoding 60S ribosomal protein eL15: protein MGALKYVEELQKKKQSDMMRFLMRVRLRQLKVIHRASRPSRPDKARRLGYKAKQGYVIYRIRVRRGGRKRQAPKGATYGKPTNQGINQLKYQRSLKSTAEERIGRRCANLRVLNSYWINQDSTYKYYEVICVDPQHKAIRRDPRINWIVKPVHKHREARGLTATGKKSRGLGRGHKFNNTSAGRRKTWKRHNTLSLWRYR, encoded by the exons ATGGGTGCCCTCAAGTATGTCGAAGAACTtcagaagaagaagcagtcGGACATGATGCGCTTCTTGATGCGCGTTCGC CTTCGCCAACTTAAGGTCATCCACCGCGCAAGCCGCCCCTCGCGCCCCGACAAGGCCCGCCGTCTCGGATACAAGGCCAAGCAGGGTTACGTTATCTACCGCATCCGCGTCCGCCGTGGAGGTCGCAAGAGGCAGGCTCCCAA GGGCGCCACCTACG GAAAGCCTACCAACCAGGGTATCAATCAGTTGAAGTACCAGCGCTCCCTCAAGTCCACCGCTGAGGAGCGTATCGGCCGCCGCTGCGCCAACCTCCGCGTCCTCAACTCGTACTGGATCAACCAGGACTCCACCTACAAGTACTACGAGGTCATCTGCGTCGACCCCCAGCACAAGGCCATCCGCCGCGATCCTCGCATCAACTGGATCGTCAAGCCCGTCCACAAGCACCGCGAGGCTCGTGGTCTCACCGCCACCGGCAAGAAGAGCCGTGGTCTCGGCCGTGGACACAAGTTCAACAACACCAGCGCGGGCAGGAGGAAGACGTGGAAGAGGCACAACACCCTCTCCCTCTGGCGCTACCGTTAA